A genomic window from Quercus lobata isolate SW786 chromosome 10, ValleyOak3.0 Primary Assembly, whole genome shotgun sequence includes:
- the LOC115963568 gene encoding glucomannan 4-beta-mannosyltransferase 2: MAEITQKLVLPETFQGVRDELAGQIGMMWELIKAPLIVPLLRLGVYICLAMSLMLFMERVYMGIVIILVKLFWKKPEKRYKYELIQDDVELGSSNFPVVLVQIPMFNEREVYKVSIGAACGLSWPSDRLVIQVLDDSTDPAVKQMIELECQRWASKGINIRYQIRENRGGYKAGALKEGLKRSYVKHCEYVVIFDADFRPEPDFLRRAIPFLIHNPEIALVQARWRFVNADECLLTRMQEMSLDYHFTVEQEVGSATHAFFGFNGTAGVWRIAAINDAGGWKDRTTVEDMDLAVRASLKGWKFLYLGDLQVKSELPSTFKAFRFQQHRWSCGPANLFRKMVMEIVRNKKVGFWKKVYVIYSFFFVRKIIAHMVTFSFYCVVLPLTILIPEVHVPIWGAVYIPSVITILNSVGTPRSIHLLFYWILFENVMSMHRTKATWIGLLEAGRANEWVVTEKLGDSATKNKSGDASKNKTNAKSAPKRLRFKFADRLNTLELGFAAFLFFCGCYDYVHGKHNYFIYLFLQTFSFLIAGFGFIGTIIPSS; encoded by the exons atggCTGAAATTACACAAAAGCTTGTGTTGCCAGAGACATTCCAAGGGGTGAGAGATGAGCTTGCAGGACAAATTGGGATGATGTGGGAGCTTATCAAAGCACCATTGATAGTCCCTCTGCTGAGACTCGGTGTGTACATTTGCTTAGCCATGTCACTCATGCTCTTCATGGAGAGGGTTTACATGGGTATTGTCATAATCCTAGTCAAGCTCTTCTGGAAGAAACCAGAAAAACGTTACAAGTACGAGCTCATACAAGATGATGTGGAACTGGGCAGCTCCAATTTCCCTGTGGTTCTTGTCCAAATCCCAATGTTCAATGAAAGAGAG GTTTACAAGGTCTCCATTGGAGCAGCATGCGGACTTTCATGGCCGTCGGATCGTCTCGTGATCCAAGTCCTCGATGATTCAACTGACCCTGCTGTCAAG cAAATGATTGAGCTAGAATGCCAAAGATGGGCTAGCAAAGGCATAAACATAAGGTACCAAATTAGAGAGAACAGGGGTGGATACAAAGCTGGTGCTCTCAAAGAAGGCCTCAAGAGAAGCTACGTTAAACACTGCGAATATGTGGTCATTTTCGACGCTGATTTCAGGCCTGAGCCTGATTTTCTAAGGCGGGCCATTCCTTTCTTGATCCATAACCCTGAAATTGCTCTGGTTCAAGCTCGCTGGAGATTTG TGAATGCTGATGAGTGCCTGTTGACAAGGATGCAAGAGATGTCACTGGATTACCATTTCACAGTTGAACAAGAAGTTGGGTCTGCAACACATGCTTTCTTTGGTTTTAATG GGACTGCTGGTGTCTGGAGAATTGCTGCTATCAATGATGCGGGTGGTTGGAAAGACCGAACTACAGTGGAGGATATGGACCTTGCTGTCCGCGCTAGTCTTAAGGGGTGGAAATTTTTGTACCTCGGCGACCTCCAG GTGAAAAGTGAGCTTCCTAGTACTTTCAAAGCCTTCCGTTTCCAGCAGCACCGGTGGTCCTGTGGTCCTGCTAATCTGTTTAGGAAAATGGTGATGGAGATAGTTAGAAATAAG AAAGTAGGGTTTTGGAAGAAAGTGTACGTCATTTACAGTTTCTTCTTTGTTCGGAAGATCATAGCCCATATGGTTACCTTCTCCTTTTACTGTGTTGTACTTCCCCTGACCATCTTGATTCCTGAAGTTCATGTTCCAATCTGGGGAGCTGTTTATATTCCTTCAGTCATCACCATTCTTAATTCAGTAGGAACTCCAAG GTCAATTCACTTACTTTTCTACTGGATTCTTTTTGAGAATGTGATGTCAATGCACCGGACCAAGGCAACCTGGATTGGTCTGCTAGAAGCTGGGAGGGCCAATGAATGGGTTGTCACTGAAAAACTTGGAGATTCTGCTACCAAGAACAAATCAGGAGATGCTTCAAAGAATAAGACAAATGCCAAATCAGCTCCTAAAAGACTACGATTTAAATTTGCAGAtag GCTCAACACATTGGAGCTGGGATTTGCAGCTTTCCTCTTCTTCTGTGGATGCTATGACTATGTCCATGGGAAGCACAACTACTTCATCTACCTTTTCCTCCAAACCTTTAGCTTCCTCATTGCAGGTTTTGGCTTCATTGGCACCATCATCCCCAGCTCTTAG